One Littorina saxatilis isolate snail1 linkage group LG12, US_GU_Lsax_2.0, whole genome shotgun sequence genomic region harbors:
- the LOC138981328 gene encoding uncharacterized protein, whose amino-acid sequence MQPTMIPTIVSVVALLLPSIQGMCYSPMIHGLAPDVILPSVFSSQIYCPPPHVFDHLVCMCVDPSVERRAGLDLSLHLASTRQLGAPPSLRLVGLPDMHIPGRLGAWGAGGRYGYKTPGKAGDSVVVAQSEGRRGVPALNPYGSFNMPANSNALKAAAAARASLLDAGLASKQRDILDKVRWRQQLQRETAVAVAAAELAAASSALPGASSAMGMGAGGPPTLEGFMRDTLRRILYGY is encoded by the exons ATGCAGCCCACAATGATACCCACTATTGTCTCCGTTGTTGCACTGCTTCTGCCTTCTATACAAg GTATGTGCTACAGTCCTATGATTCACGGGCTGGCACCTGACGTCATCCTACCCTCCGTGTTCAGCTCTCAGATCTACTGCCCCCCGCCCCACGTCTTTGATCATCTcgtctgcatgtgtgttg ATCCCAGCGTGGAAAGGAGAGCTGGTTTGGACCTCAGTCTGCACCTGGCCTCAACCCGGCAGCTGGGagctcccccctccctccgtcTGGTCGGACTGCCGGACATGCACATCCCTGGCCGCTTGGGTGCGTGGGGGGCTGGCGGACGGTACGGCTACAAGACGCCGGGCAAGGCGGGGGACAGCGTGGTGGTGGCCCAGAGTGAAGGACGGAGAGGGGTCCCGGCGCTCAACCCCTACGGCTCGTTCAACATGCCCGCCAACAGCAACGCGCTCAAGGCCGCCGCCGCCGCTCGGGCCAGTCTCCTGGACGCGGGTCTGGCCAGCAAGCAGCGGGACATCCTGGACAAGGTCCGCTGGCGTCAGCAGCTTCAGAGGGAGACCGCCGTGGCTGTCGCTGCTGCAGAACTCGCTGCTGCCTCCTCCGCCCTGCCCGGCGCCTCGTCTGCTATGGGGATGGGAGCGGGGGGCCCTCCTACCCTGGAGGGCTTCATGAGGGACACTCTCAGAAGGATCCTGTATGGATACTAG